Genomic window (Chryseobacterium bernardetii):
GGCCCATTGTACAGATTTTTCATAGGCTTCTGAGCCACTTAAACGATGTCCGATATTTTTAGTGAGTTCACGAAGATCACTGTATCCTTTTCCGTTATTTAGCACTTCAAGAGAGATCTTGCTGAATTGGATTGAATCTTCTTTGGTTTGACCAAAAACAGCCATTCCCAAACATAATAATGAGGTTCCTAATATCTTTTTCATTGTTACCAATTTTTATCAATCATATAAATAAGTTGTGTTATTACCGTTGAGCCGAGAAGCAGTTCTCTACGGTTAACTTTTTCAAAAGTATCTTCTGCGGTGTGGTGAATATCAAAATAACGCTGTGGTTCCGGAACGAGTTCTGCAGTAGGTACCACCATTTCATGCAATGGGGCAATATCCGAGCCTGAGTATTTTCCTTCAAAGTTGTAAACTCCGTAAGGTAAGAATAGATTTCCCCAACTTTTGATCTGTTTTCTTTTCACATCATCCATTTCCAGTGAAATTCCGCGGGGAGAAAAGCCTCCAGCATCGGATTCTATGGCAAAAAGATGTTTTTCACTATTATCCTTTGCTGTCTTTCCGTATTGTTTTCCGCCTTTGGTTCCATTTTCTTCATTGGCAAAGCAAACAGCTCTGATGGTATGGTTATTCTGGAGTCCCAGCTTTTTAAATGTTCTTAAGACTTCAATACTCTGAACAATCCCTGAACCGTCATCATGAGCACCTTCACCTACATCCCAGGAATCAAGGTGTCCGCCCACTACAATTACATTTTGGTCTTTCTTCCCAGTAATTTCACCAATGACGGAGTGGGAGAGTTTTTCGCCTTTCATCCCACAATTGGAATTGAGCTTTGCGGTGACTTTCTGATTTTTCAATAAAGTTTCCAGTTCGTCAGCTGTTGTATTTCCAATGGTAACAGCCGGTATTTTACTGATATTTTCTTCGTATCGCATGTTTCCTGTGTGTGGAACATCGTCAAATGCGGAGGAAAGTGATCTGATGATAGCGAATTTGCCACCTTTTCTGGCTGTGAGAGAAGCTGCGGTACGTCTGTAGGCTCCTGATTCCCTATAGGAAATAAATGTCTGCACGTTGCCCTGGTTGAAAGGATAATTAAAGAAAACAATCTTATCTTTTACCTTTTCAGCAGGAAGTTTGTCATATTCCTCAAGGGACTTCACCATAATGATCTCTCCGGACACATCTTTTCCTCCCGTTCCCTCAGAGTTTCCAAGGGAAAGCATTTTAAGACTCTTCCAGTTTCCATTGGGAGTTTTAATGTGTAAGGATTCTTTTCCTCTCACCCAAACCGGGATCATGACGTCCTGAAGCCATACCTTATCTGCACCGGCATCACGAAGCTTTTGTGCGGCCCATTGTACAGATTTTTCATAAGCTTCGGAGCCACTTAAGCGGTGTCCTATATTTTTGGTGAGTTCCCGAAGTTCATCATATCCTTTTCCGTTATTCAGGATTTCTGTGGAAATTTTATTGAACTGTATAGAATCTTCTTTAGTCTGTCCTGATATAAAGACCATTCCTAAAGTTAATAATGATATATTTACGATCTTTTTCATATTACCAGTTTTTATCAACCATAAAGATCATTTGTGTGATGGCAGCCGCCCCGAGAAGAAGTTCTCTTTTATTTACTTTATCAAAAGTATCCTGTTTAGAATGGTGATAGTCGAAATATCTTTGGGTGTCTACCACAAGCTCTGCTAAAGGAATATCGAGTTTTTTTAAAGGGGAAATATCCTGAATGGCTTCTGTTTGGTCGAAATCATAAACGCCATAAGGAAGAAAGTATTCTTTCCAAGGAGAGACTAGCCGTCTTCTCTGAGGAGACATATCCAAAGAAAATCCTCGTGGTGAATAACCGCCTGCATCTGTTCCTAAGGCGAAAATGTGTTTTTCATCCTTCTTTTTTACAAAAGCAGCATACATTTCACGGCCTTGTCCACCATTTTCACTGTTGGCATATAAAACAACCCTTATGGTATGGTTATTTTCATAACCGAGTGCTTTCAGTGTTCTTAAAACTTCAATACACTGTACAACTCCGGTTCCATCATCAATGGCACCTTCACCAATATCCCATGAGTCAAGCTGAGCGCCTAAAACAATGACTTTAGAATCCTTATTGCCTTGAATTTCAGCAATAATATTAGGGTTTGTAGTACTGGCTTTTGATTCGGCAGACATGTTGATTTTAGCCGTAACTTTTTGCTTCTTCAGGGTCTTTTCCAATTCATCCGCTGATCTTACACCGATGGATAGAGCCGGAATCTTAACTTTATCGTCCGGTTCGTAGTAAATCATTTTGGCATGCGGTGTATCGTCATTAGCTGTTGTTAATGATCTTATGATTAAAGCTTTTGCACCTGTTTTGGCAATGACGGATGCTGAAATTAATTTTGATTTTGCAGTCTGTAAATAAGAATCACTGGTATTGATGATTTTTGGATCCAAAGGAACGTTCACGAAAACAATTTTGTCTTTTAACTGGCCTATGGACATGGCATTCAGTTCTGAAGTGGAATTAATTAAAACAATTTCACCTGTCAGGTCTTTTCCGCCTGTTCCTTCAGAGTTTCCGAAAGAAAGCATTCTGATGTTTTTCCAATCCCCATTTTCAATTTTGATCTGTAAAGACTCTTTTCCTCTGATCCATACCGGAGCTTTAGCTTCCTGTCTCCAGATCATATTGATGCCTATTTCTCTGAACTTTTTTTCTGCCCATTCTACTGCTTTTGCATATCCGGCAGTAGCGCTGAAACGTGGGCCGATTCCTTTTGTAAGTTCTCCAAGATTTTCATAAGCCCTGCCGTTGGTCATGATCTCGTCTGAAATCTTTTTGAATTCATCGTGATAATTTAATTTTACAGGAATTGCAGCCCTGCCGGTAGGTTTTTTCTGGATTTTTTTTTGAGAAAATAAAAATCCACTCAAAAAGAGTGGAAGTATAATGAATATTTTTTTCATTTTTTATTTACCTTTCTTTTCCAATGATAAAAGTAGGAAAAAAATAGGAATTTATTAAGGTTTCATGTCGTACATTACCAGTGCTGTAATCAATTTTGGCTCAATGAATGTACATTTTGGCGGCATACTTAATTTTAAATCTGAAATTTTGATCATGTCATTAAAACTTACAGGGAAAATTCCGAAACCGGCTTTTCCTTCTCCGCTGTCTATTTTTTCTTTTAAAATATTGATCCCGTTAATATTGGAAGTTCCTTTTACATAAGAAATCAAATCTGAGCTATCCGGATCTTCTATTTTTAAAATACCTTTGAAAATATATTTATCCAATAAATGGTGATCCAGGTTGTCTAAAGACATTTCTTTAGAACGAAGATCGTGTTTTACGTGAAGAGAATAGAACTTACCTTCCAGATACATTGAAATGTGGAAT
Coding sequences:
- a CDS encoding M28 family peptidase, coding for MKKIVNISLLTLGMVFISGQTKEDSIQFNKISTEILNNGKGYDELRELTKNIGHRLSGSEAYEKSVQWAAQKLRDAGADKVWLQDVMIPVWVRGKESLHIKTPNGNWKSLKMLSLGNSEGTGGKDVSGEIIMVKSLEEYDKLPAEKVKDKIVFFNYPFNQGNVQTFISYRESGAYRRTAASLTARKGGKFAIIRSLSSAFDDVPHTGNMRYEENISKIPAVTIGNTTADELETLLKNQKVTAKLNSNCGMKGEKLSHSVIGEITGKKDQNVIVVGGHLDSWDVGEGAHDDGSGIVQSIEVLRTFKKLGLQNNHTIRAVCFANEENGTKGGKQYGKTAKDNSEKHLFAIESDAGGFSPRGISLEMDDVKRKQIKSWGNLFLPYGVYNFEGKYSGSDIAPLHEMVVPTAELVPEPQRYFDIHHTAEDTFEKVNRRELLLGSTVITQLIYMIDKNW
- a CDS encoding M28 family peptidase, translated to MKKIFIILPLFLSGFLFSQKKIQKKPTGRAAIPVKLNYHDEFKKISDEIMTNGRAYENLGELTKGIGPRFSATAGYAKAVEWAEKKFREIGINMIWRQEAKAPVWIRGKESLQIKIENGDWKNIRMLSFGNSEGTGGKDLTGEIVLINSTSELNAMSIGQLKDKIVFVNVPLDPKIINTSDSYLQTAKSKLISASVIAKTGAKALIIRSLTTANDDTPHAKMIYYEPDDKVKIPALSIGVRSADELEKTLKKQKVTAKINMSAESKASTTNPNIIAEIQGNKDSKVIVLGAQLDSWDIGEGAIDDGTGVVQCIEVLRTLKALGYENNHTIRVVLYANSENGGQGREMYAAFVKKKDEKHIFALGTDAGGYSPRGFSLDMSPQRRRLVSPWKEYFLPYGVYDFDQTEAIQDISPLKKLDIPLAELVVDTQRYFDYHHSKQDTFDKVNKRELLLGAAAITQMIFMVDKNW